The stretch of DNA ACGGGGCCGAGGAAAATGATTAACGGAAatactcttctctctctctctctctcctgcaaGGAAATACGAATTCCCGCGGATATTTCTTTTCTTCCTGTACCGTGCCCGTGCCCCGTCTGAGAACGAAGCGGACGTCCCGCTTTGTCCGGCTACCGGCACGAAATAACATTCCTTCTGACAGAACTACTTTgcagttattaatttttcattcgcCGAGGAGTTCTGTTTCGAATATCCGCGACCGGAACTGCGCGAACCCGCTCCTCGCCTGGACGTAACCCTCAAAGGACAATCTCATCGCAATAACAGATTATAAGATACGCGAAACACCCTTTGAAACGTCTGCGTTATTGTTCAGGCCAATTTATTCCTCCTAACAAGAAAATGTAACACTGGCGTTTACTCGGACGTGAAATGGTATTCATAGAACGTGGATGGATTTTTCTGAGACTACCTTATACCGCCGTGGAATCgcgtttttaaatattcaagaatTCATGAGACTCATAGCCTTTTTCAGGCAATGTAATTTATGTATTACaaactattaacccttagcactcgaatggcgactgcaaggcgtcactaaaaattgctgtatcattattcaatttgtttgtatttaataaattactaaacacttcagaatagaacaaaatttagaaaaaaaagtatatagaagggaaatattttaggtcgaaagaaatgttccgttttggagttgaaatagcttcgagtgcaaagggttaaattaggTTATAATCATTTGTAAGGAGAAAATGTATCTATACATCGTTTTGTTACAACTACAACAGAAAAGATACAGAGTAAAccttaaaaagaaatatataacataatatacaacAGGGCAGACTGAGAGATCATAACCAGGagaacattttataaatatgtattttataaattatttacattGGTTAGAATAATGCTAATACACCATTCGCTGAATTATACTTAGTTATCTGGGATGGTTTCCAGACCCTGCAAAATACCAATGGATGCATTAGAGAAACTCCTTCGGTAAAGACTAATCAAAAATTCAATGTCGTGCAAGCTCAAACAAATTTATCGTGACTGAATGCTGTACTAAAGTTACTTACTGCCCTTTTCCAAGGGACCCCATTTATATTAGTATCTCTCTCATTCATGTTCAAATCCCAATCGGATTCCATATATCTACGCATTGGCTGcaatgaaaaaataaagtttaaCCGCGAGGTAAAgtacgagaaaaaaaaactatttatCAAGTAAGATAGAAACacaaatgaaacatttttaggATTATTTGTTACGTGACATGCTAGGAGGTATAGGTTATGTTGCGCGCAGTTCGTGTAGTACTCACGATTCCAAATTGCCATTTTGCCGCATAATAAGCTAAATGTTGGGGAACCGCGCTTGCAACTGCGATTATAGCTACACTTGGAAGTATTTCGAACCACCACATTCTGAAGAAAGTTGTTTTTAATGTAACCCTGTCGATTACAGCTCCAAAATGTCCCCTATCCGCGTGTACTGTGGGTACACTAAAAGCGTAAACGCGCGCTTGCGTTTACCGTCTTTTAAATTACTATGTACTtcatttagaaatattgaagCTGAACGATAACGTTGTGAATACATTCTACAAATGTACGATATAATAGAACGATGGCACGTTGGTTTCaaatgtgtatatgtatacaactgAGATTAAACCGtttttaatacatttattaGTTAGCTACGAATTAAACGGTACATCTCTTTTCGAAATTCCATTATTAGTATTCGAAATTTCAATGTTTCGTTTGAATGACCTTCAGTTTGATCAGTTACCGATTTATAGCGAATGTTTGTGTACCATAATCGACATTCAGTTAGAAGTTTCTGAACGGTATGCGTGATAACGCGTTTGGTATCAGATTTTTGTGAAATCTTCATTTATACATTTCGATTCTCGTTACGAAAAATTCGACTGACAATGCGATACAAATTTTGGATAAAGTTATCTTCGTAACGACACGACACATTATCGTAGAGCTCAAAACGATAATTGATTCaagatatatacatacatacatttcgATTAAGTGGAGGTCCCCTTTTCGTGTTTGAttaattcaaattatttttatacactGTTGAGCTTGTGCAtcatttcaattatattttcaagAAGATGGTACGTATATCGCACAAGTGTTTGTATTCGACAGAAGAAAGCAGTATTCGGTGATTACGAATGCTTGAACTTAACGTTTTATCAGATCCACGTCATAATATCAGAGATCAGATTTCACCTAGattagtatattttttaatgaaatgctCATTCATTTTTCAGGACGGTCTGTGGCAAAGTTTCAGACTACCAAACATGTTACTCAAAGTATATTCTCTCAGTATCCTGACGCTGGATCTTATAGTACTTTTTTTTAAGATctgttttgaaatttttattgcactaTACAGAACATTGAAGCCTGTACCGCTGAAAAGTCTGCATAAAGAAGTTGTGATGGTAAGAGACCTATTCGAACTAGTCTGCAAATTATACGCATAAATTGTAAACCATTTTACTTATTCTAGGTTGTTGGTGCTGGACGTGGGATAGGCAAAGAACTGGCGCTTCGTTTAAGTAAATTGGGTGCCAAAGTTGCTTGCGTAGACGCTGATATAGCAAGTTGTAATGTCACAGTAGCAACAGCAGTAGGTGTAGCAAAATCATATTACTGTAGTATCATTGACGAGGAAGAGGCAAgtttattataaataacattCGAATATGAggtaaattattataataatgaaattaaacATCAATTACAGGTGGCTCAAActgtaaataaaattcaacatgAATTAGGTAATATTACAATGCTCTTTCATTGTTGTGGTATACCAAGTCCTAGATCTTTGCTTGAAGATCAACCTGATGTAAGGGAGATAATCGACGTGACAGTTCTTAGCCATTTTTGGGTAACTATATCTTACTTCAATGCACGTgtaataatttgtaaatttaaaccATGCATATTTTTAGTTGTCGAACAAAGTTCTACCTCAAATGAAACAAGCCGGCAGGGGTCATATAGTACTTCTGTCTTCTGTGGCTGGTTTATCGGTTGCTGCTAGAGGAGGCAGCAGAGTTACAACAGCTACTGCACAGTTTGCTGTTCAAGGATTCGCTGAATCACTCCGTACTGAATTAAGACATTCTCATAATCAGAACATCGCAGTTACCTTAGTCCATATTTATCCATTTATTATAGGAATAGAAGCGGCTAGCGATATTCGTTTTAGGTATGATTTCGTATTGATGAAAACAGCCATCTTACAAAACAATCATACTTTTTTACTTTTCGTATAGAATACCGAGCTTTTTCGGCACGATACCTGCCAAGGAAGCAGCCAAGAAAATTTTGGAGGGAGTTCGTCGAAATTATGAGGAATTCAGCATACCTGTGTATTTGCTGTATTTGAGACACATCTGCAGGTAAATATACACATGATATATAATCAATTATGTTCTTATATTATTATCTTGCATGCACCTAACATTTCTTATTTCCAGAATTCTTCCGAAAAAGGCATCGTTCATGCTGCGCGAATTACTAGATACCGGAGTTGATTTTGTATAACGTTCTGTTGATTTTGCATGGCAGGGAAATTTAGGCAAGACATTTTAGATTTATATATAACAaagcaaattttatttgtttttgtttttacaTCGTTCGATTTTCGTTACATTACTTACGAATAATGTAAAGTTTAGTAACTTCTGTTTCGTAATTCAGTATCGTATACGAGAGTATTTATTTACATGTAATGAAGACACATGTGGATTAATTACGAGTCGATAGAGCAGCTCACTAATTAGTGCAGgaacaaacacacacacacacacaatgtATAAAACATTATAAACGCACATGGCACTTAACATTTTGGTATAAATCAGAAACTATAAAATAGTCGTCATACTTACTGTTTGAGACTGACATCTGTAAAATGTAATGTAGCTCTAAGTTAATCGTAAGCAATTTACATGTACACAACGTAAATCACATATATTTTGTGCAACAGATAGAAAACGTTTTCACACTCTGTATCGAAAGAATGGTCTATGTACACGGTATTGCGACAATTCAACGtgacaaaatatttattttttttgttCGATATATAGTGTACTTTGGATTGCGCGTCCAGTACTGTGTACAAAATATGTACAAATTTGTAATTTCTTAAGAACATCTGCATtttttctaacaatattttatatatttcatgaaagtattaataaatatatttttacaagtATAAATTTTCGGTTATTAGCAATCTTGATTGATCCCtgttgaaatgaaaaataaaagcaAATTAtgtttatacaaaaattaatgGCGCTCGCAAAGCCAAAGAATAATCTTCGATTCAATTAATTTTGATAtgtaatgaatagactgcggatgtttatgcaaatacagGAGTTAAATAAAGATTActatgttgaaaataatatattcatgttgtcaaattcttttaatctttctactgttttaagtttcacctattcatttttgtgataaatgcataaaatccgcagtctcgtaATGAAGAATATACTATACCGTGAAATCATATGTATGCAAGAACAAGATACCTATGTGTAAACATTGAACCATGATGATCTATTTACAAAACCAAGAAAAGAACTGTAAATGCGAGAGTTATGTACATTCTGCGAGCGAGCCAAAGAATACGTGAATCTAACGTTTTAGATATATCACGgtctataaataaaaatatttctgattTACAGTGTGAACTCGTTAAAGTTGGGACAATCTGTCGATGATGATTCAGATCCCAACACTGGAATAAGTTTATGCTAATCTAAACCAGGTGGTGCTGGTTCTGAAACATCAGTTTCCATTGATTC from Halictus rubicundus isolate RS-2024b chromosome 8, iyHalRubi1_principal, whole genome shotgun sequence encodes:
- the LOC143356672 gene encoding epidermal retinol dehydrogenase 2 isoform X2 gives rise to the protein MLLKVYSLSILTLDLIVLFFKICFEIFIALYRTLKPVPLKSLHKEVVMVVGAGRGIGKELALRLSKLGAKVACVDADIASCNVTVATAVGVAKSYYCSIIDEEEVAQTVNKIQHELGNITMLFHCCGIPSPRSLLEDQPDVREIIDVTVLSHFWLSNKVLPQMKQAGRGHIVLLSSVAGLSVAARGGSRVTTATAQFAVQGFAESLRTELRHSHNQNIAVTLVHIYPFIIGIEAASDIRFRIPSFFGTIPAKEAAKKILEGVRRNYEEFSIPVYLLYLRHICRILPKKASFMLRELLDTGVDFV
- the LOC143356673 gene encoding NADH dehydrogenase [ubiquinone] 1 alpha subcomplex subunit 1-like, which encodes MWWFEILPSVAIIAVASAVPQHLAYYAAKWQFGIPMRRYMESDWDLNMNERDTNINGVPWKRAGLETIPDN
- the LOC143356672 gene encoding epidermal retinol dehydrogenase 2 isoform X1, which translates into the protein MLELNVLSDPRHNIRDQISPRLVYFLMKCSFIFQDGLWQSFRLPNMLLKVYSLSILTLDLIVLFFKICFEIFIALYRTLKPVPLKSLHKEVVMVVGAGRGIGKELALRLSKLGAKVACVDADIASCNVTVATAVGVAKSYYCSIIDEEEVAQTVNKIQHELGNITMLFHCCGIPSPRSLLEDQPDVREIIDVTVLSHFWLSNKVLPQMKQAGRGHIVLLSSVAGLSVAARGGSRVTTATAQFAVQGFAESLRTELRHSHNQNIAVTLVHIYPFIIGIEAASDIRFRIPSFFGTIPAKEAAKKILEGVRRNYEEFSIPVYLLYLRHICRILPKKASFMLRELLDTGVDFV